In Thermodesulfobacteriota bacterium, one DNA window encodes the following:
- a CDS encoding adenylate/guanylate cyclase domain-containing protein, whose translation MNESNSSSTNRHLAAIMFVDIVGYSTLMYKNESKALKCVKKFEEIFRSNVPQVGGKLIKFLGDGSMAEFPTALAAVTCARKVLDELAKHNAGVEEAERFNIRIGIHLGEVVEDNGDLFGDAVNIAARVLTLADPGGMALTNVVYSQVKNKITLCGTYLSRIKLKNIPERSQIFVVPPAGTSYSLWYLRKHKPGLAITIAILLILTSLGGGWFAFYRHTPDRLALLYIESQDEDSGMARLIEEEINQKISSVNGIEWIDR comes from the coding sequence ATGAATGAATCGAATTCTAGTTCTACAAATCGTCATCTCGCCGCCATTATGTTTGTCGATATTGTAGGTTACAGCACCCTCATGTATAAGAATGAATCCAAGGCATTGAAATGCGTCAAAAAGTTCGAAGAAATTTTCAGGTCAAATGTCCCTCAGGTTGGTGGCAAGTTAATAAAGTTTCTAGGCGATGGTTCTATGGCTGAGTTTCCAACTGCCTTGGCCGCTGTGACCTGCGCCCGAAAGGTTCTTGATGAACTGGCGAAGCATAATGCCGGGGTTGAAGAAGCTGAACGCTTTAATATCCGAATAGGTATTCATCTGGGCGAGGTGGTTGAAGATAACGGCGATCTCTTCGGCGATGCGGTTAATATCGCCGCACGCGTTCTGACTCTTGCAGACCCAGGTGGAATGGCACTAACAAACGTTGTCTATTCTCAAGTTAAAAATAAGATCACTTTATGTGGTACATACTTGTCCAGGATCAAGCTTAAGAATATTCCAGAAAGATCCCAGATATTCGTTGTCCCACCAGCAGGTACATCCTATTCCTTGTGGTATCTTCGCAAACACAAGCCGGGTTTAGCAATTACTATTGCAATATTACTTATTCTAACTAGTCTGGGCGGAGGTTGGTTTGCATTTTATCGCCACACACCTGACAGATTGGCACTTCTTTACATTGAAAGCCAGGACGAAGACTCAGGGATGGCACGATTAATAGAAGAAGAGATTAATCAGAAAATAAGCTCTGTTAATGGGATCGAGTGGATTGATCG